From Streptomyces sp. TLI_105, the proteins below share one genomic window:
- a CDS encoding GtrA family protein, with protein MGSTRPGDVRDARRARLAEIFRFALVGGVNTGTFFGCYLLLHPWMPYFAAYSLAFLLSMIGSFFLNTYFTYRTRPTWKKFVLFPLTNVTNYLVQSIGLYALVTWAGMDDRIAPLVAAVVAIPFTYLISQRILVPRGTGRPAAGSGPGSETDERQTSRLA; from the coding sequence CGTGCGGGACGCACGACGGGCCCGGCTCGCGGAGATCTTCCGCTTCGCGCTGGTCGGCGGCGTCAACACCGGGACCTTCTTCGGCTGTTACCTGCTCCTGCACCCCTGGATGCCCTACTTCGCCGCGTACTCCCTCGCCTTCCTCCTCAGCATGATCGGCTCCTTCTTCCTCAACACCTACTTCACCTACCGCACCCGCCCGACATGGAAGAAGTTCGTCCTCTTCCCGCTCACCAACGTCACCAACTACCTCGTCCAGAGCATCGGCCTCTACGCCCTCGTCACCTGGGCCGGAATGGACGACAGGATCGCGCCACTCGTCGCGGCCGTCGTCGCGATCCCGTTCACCTACCTGATCTCCCAGCGGATCCTGGTGCCCCGCGGCACCGGCCGGCCCGCCGCCGGCTCCGGTCCAGGGAGCGAAACGGACGAGCGGCAGACCTCCCGGCTCGCGTAG
- the proB gene encoding glutamate 5-kinase, with amino-acid sequence MTEARRIVVKVGSSSLTTASGGLDADRVDALVDVLAKVRSGGEKEIVLVSSGAIAAGLAPLGLTRRPKDLARQQAAASVGQGLLVARYTASFARYGVRVGQVLLTTDDTSRRAHYRNAYRTLDQLLAMGALPVVNENDTVATDEIRFGDNDRLAALVAHLVRADLLVLLSDVDGLYDGDPSKPGTSRIAQVTGPSDIAHVEIGSAGKAGVGTGGMVTKVEAARIAAAAGIPVVLTSASRAADALAGRDTGTYFHRTGRRSADRLLWLAHASTPQGSLSLDDGAVRAVVEGKKSLLAAGVAAVEGDFVAGDPVELRDASGRAVARGLVNFDAKELPRMLGRSTHELAKDLGPEYEREVVHRDDLVVIR; translated from the coding sequence GTGACGGAGGCCCGCAGGATCGTCGTCAAGGTCGGCTCCTCCTCGCTCACCACCGCCTCCGGGGGCCTCGACGCCGACCGCGTCGACGCCCTCGTCGACGTCCTCGCCAAGGTCCGCAGCGGCGGCGAGAAGGAGATCGTCCTCGTCTCCTCCGGCGCCATCGCCGCGGGACTCGCACCGCTCGGCCTCACCCGCCGCCCCAAGGACCTCGCCCGCCAGCAGGCCGCCGCCAGCGTCGGCCAGGGCCTCCTCGTCGCCCGCTACACCGCCTCCTTCGCCCGCTACGGCGTCCGCGTCGGCCAGGTCCTCCTCACCACCGACGACACCAGCCGGCGCGCCCACTACCGCAACGCGTACCGGACCCTGGACCAGCTCCTCGCCATGGGCGCGCTCCCCGTCGTCAACGAGAACGACACCGTCGCCACGGACGAGATCCGCTTCGGCGACAACGACCGGCTCGCCGCCCTCGTCGCCCACCTCGTCCGCGCCGACCTGCTCGTGCTGCTCTCCGACGTCGACGGGCTGTACGACGGCGACCCCTCCAAGCCCGGCACCTCGCGGATCGCGCAGGTCACCGGCCCCTCGGACATCGCCCACGTCGAGATCGGCTCGGCCGGCAAGGCGGGCGTCGGCACCGGCGGCATGGTCACCAAGGTCGAGGCCGCCCGGATCGCCGCCGCCGCCGGCATCCCGGTGGTCCTCACCTCCGCGAGCCGCGCCGCCGACGCCCTCGCCGGACGGGACACCGGCACGTACTTCCACCGCACCGGCCGCCGCTCCGCCGACCGGCTGCTCTGGCTCGCCCACGCCTCCACCCCGCAGGGCTCCCTCAGCCTCGACGACGGAGCCGTACGGGCCGTCGTCGAGGGCAAGAAGTCCCTGCTCGCGGCCGGTGTCGCGGCCGTCGAGGGCGACTTCGTGGCCGGCGACCCCGTCGAGCTCCGCGACGCCTCCGGCCGGGCCGTCGCCCGCGGCCTCGTCAACTTCGACGCCAAGGAGCTGCCCCGGATGCTCGGCCGCTCCACCCACGAACTCGCCAAGGACCTCGGACCCGAGTACGAACGCGAGGTCGTCCACCGCGACGACCTGGTCGTCATCCGCTGA